One window of Mediterraneibacter butyricigenes genomic DNA carries:
- the lepB gene encoding signal peptidase I produces MEIESIKKKVLEDVDPELKRKKAREMRKQRIIVSIQFLGLIAVIILLFYMFMGISTVDGDSMYPTLRDKNVVVYKRMNSEFRQGDIVALKQPDGTEYVKRVIAVAGDTVNIQGGEVYVNGEKVEIKDAIGATERKDGEVTYPLTVGDKEVFVLGDNREVSKDSREFGLLKTDDIKGKIIWFLGRP; encoded by the coding sequence GTGGAAATAGAAAGTATTAAGAAGAAAGTTCTGGAAGACGTAGATCCGGAACTGAAACGAAAAAAAGCCAGAGAAATGCGGAAACAGCGAATCATCGTCAGTATCCAGTTTCTGGGACTGATTGCCGTGATTATTTTACTGTTTTACATGTTTATGGGGATTTCGACGGTGGATGGAGATTCCATGTATCCTACACTTCGCGATAAAAATGTGGTAGTTTACAAACGAATGAACAGTGAATTTCGTCAGGGTGACATCGTGGCACTGAAGCAGCCGGATGGAACGGAATATGTGAAACGTGTGATCGCAGTTGCCGGTGATACGGTCAATATCCAGGGCGGGGAGGTCTATGTAAACGGAGAAAAAGTAGAGATCAAAGATGCGATTGGGGCTACGGAACGAAAGGATGGAGAGGTCACCTATCCGCTGACGGTGGGAGATAAGGAAGTTTTTGTGCTGGGTGACAACAGGGAGGTGTCCAAAGATTCCAGAGAATTCGGACTTTTAAAGACCGATGATATCAAGGGGAAGATTATCTGGTTCTTGGGACGCCCGTAA
- a CDS encoding sensor histidine kinase, producing MKKIYFLFFLSLCIFFAHFELEKPEETDQINQVRHLHFAGEYQVADSEEWMEYRDGKTQIPATKSLLLKGYIREKVPREKEIMMQLYRLNLDLYVNGTLVYHSSGQKYVDWKRIEGVKITPDDEVMIRLEQDPDNAYAGAYDNFFSKWCYGTSFGLLKQQLRENIGRILMCGFFLIMGVALVFVVLGLYYFRAVEMRGYLACGFLLISGGAFAFIDYDYITLLFDNAWAVNTVDFALQILVCTFLLMYLKSYFRTEKYVRVANRLFGGWVILASLYFVLRAMHVISFNDVPGHMVAILVALIAVGSYHLVREYYTYREKRMEYVLISGLILSVFTTVELLNYHMTNAFWITSFQTGLFCFALVQFWVLLKYLSDRIVKSEQVRWLQQENMKKDAENARLELAVMQNQVSVMLSQIQPHFLYNSLSTIQILCQMDPALAQEAMGHFIQYLRANLDSLNQKDSIPFEQELNHVKNYLYIEKLRFGRKLEVVYELERKAFTCPSLCLQTMVENAVKHGVCNKKGGGTIWIRSYETSQGICVEVEDNGVGFDPGQVPQDGQSHIGIINTRRRVEDAGGSLEIQSKIGEGTKVRILLPAK from the coding sequence ATGAAAAAGATTTATTTCCTATTCTTTTTATCTCTGTGCATCTTTTTTGCACATTTTGAGCTGGAAAAGCCGGAGGAAACGGATCAGATCAATCAGGTCAGACACCTTCATTTTGCTGGAGAGTATCAGGTGGCAGATTCGGAAGAATGGATGGAATACCGGGATGGGAAAACGCAGATTCCGGCGACAAAAAGTTTGCTGCTAAAAGGGTACATCAGGGAAAAAGTTCCGCGGGAAAAAGAGATCATGATGCAGCTTTACCGGTTGAATTTGGATCTTTATGTCAACGGCACACTGGTCTACCATAGTTCCGGACAGAAATATGTGGACTGGAAACGGATCGAGGGTGTGAAGATTACACCGGACGATGAAGTGATGATCCGGCTGGAACAGGATCCGGATAATGCTTATGCAGGAGCGTATGACAATTTCTTTTCCAAATGGTGCTATGGAACCAGTTTTGGTCTGTTGAAACAACAGCTTCGTGAAAACATCGGACGGATCCTGATGTGCGGCTTCTTTCTGATTATGGGTGTGGCACTGGTGTTTGTGGTGTTGGGCCTTTATTATTTTCGGGCAGTGGAGATGAGAGGGTATCTGGCGTGTGGATTTTTATTAATATCCGGTGGGGCCTTTGCGTTTATTGATTATGATTACATTACCTTGCTTTTTGACAATGCATGGGCGGTCAATACCGTAGATTTTGCGTTGCAGATCCTGGTCTGTACTTTTCTTTTGATGTATCTGAAAAGCTATTTCCGCACAGAAAAATATGTCCGGGTTGCCAACAGGCTTTTTGGAGGCTGGGTGATTCTTGCAAGCCTGTATTTTGTGCTGAGAGCTATGCATGTGATTTCTTTTAATGATGTGCCGGGACATATGGTAGCGATTCTGGTAGCATTGATTGCAGTGGGAAGTTATCATCTGGTTCGGGAGTATTATACTTACAGGGAAAAACGGATGGAATATGTGCTGATTTCCGGTTTGATCTTGTCGGTGTTTACTACAGTGGAATTGTTGAATTACCATATGACCAATGCGTTTTGGATCACCAGCTTTCAGACGGGACTGTTTTGTTTTGCATTGGTACAGTTCTGGGTGTTGTTAAAATATCTGTCGGACCGGATTGTGAAATCAGAACAGGTGCGCTGGCTGCAACAGGAAAATATGAAAAAGGATGCAGAGAATGCACGACTGGAGCTTGCAGTGATGCAAAATCAGGTTTCCGTAATGCTGAGCCAGATTCAGCCGCATTTCCTGTACAATTCGTTGAGTACAATCCAGATTCTTTGTCAGATGGACCCAGCCCTGGCGCAGGAAGCGATGGGACATTTTATCCAGTATCTGCGGGCAAATTTGGATTCTCTGAACCAGAAAGACAGTATTCCTTTCGAGCAGGAACTGAATCATGTGAAAAATTATCTCTATATCGAAAAGCTTCGATTTGGCAGAAAACTGGAAGTTGTCTATGAACTGGAAAGGAAAGCGTTTACATGTCCGTCACTTTGTTTGCAGACTATGGTAGAAAATGCGGTGAAGCATGGTGTGTGCAACAAAAAAGGAGGAGGAACCATATGGATCCGAAGTTATGAAACGTCACAGGGAATCTGCGTGGAAGTGGAAGATAATGGCGTGGGTTTTGATCCCGGTCAGGTGCCACAGGATGGTCAGTCTCATATCGGGATCATAAATACCAGGCGGAGAGTAGAGGACGCGGGAGGAAGCCTTGAAATTCAAAGTAAGATCGGAGAAGGAACGAAAGTGCGGATTTTGTTGCCAGCAAAATAA
- a CDS encoding Hpt domain-containing protein codes for MNIQECYQEMGGNYQDVIGRLGSEAFVEKFARRFLDDKSFQMIKDGIETQDAELAFRGAHTLKGVCMNLGFQTLYEVSRELTEILRGRELVGYEEALEKVQEQYDRTIGAIQKLG; via the coding sequence ATGAATATACAGGAATGTTATCAGGAGATGGGTGGAAATTATCAGGATGTGATCGGACGTCTGGGAAGTGAAGCGTTTGTAGAAAAATTTGCCCGTCGGTTTCTGGATGATAAAAGTTTTCAGATGATTAAAGATGGAATCGAGACGCAGGATGCAGAACTTGCATTTCGCGGAGCCCATACACTGAAAGGAGTCTGTATGAATCTTGGATTTCAGACATTGTACGAAGTGAGCCGGGAACTGACAGAGATTCTGAGAGGTCGGGAACTGGTTGGATATGAAGAAGCACTGGAAAAGGTACAAGAGCAGTACGATCGTACGATCGGCGCGATTCAGAAACTGGGGTAA
- a CDS encoding diguanylate cyclase: MNLDYRMSKEQAKQQIQLFRTLYDDVKIEKAEQGKKDPFFQEVLEKKDQATRLEYAGEKILELTLRYAEIDGEVCLIKMIRRLDTEQMKNKESWQKESEERSALYDALYIDALTGAYNRRYYEDKLRKKELEAGVAMMDLDDFKLANDTFGHEIGDLFLITVVRVIKSVIRKTDALIRFGGDEFLLVMPGIAEEIFEKKLKEIRRRLQESKIPAIEGFELSASIGAAMAKKQKIEEVVKRADQMMYQAKSVKNTITTEWKHVEPLEGFKENAGSKKQRQKVLIVDDSEMNRIILHEMLCEEFDMIEATNGREGLDILEREGRHISLVLLDIVMPVMDGFGVLKRMKERRMIEEIPVIVISAEVSIPTIRQTYEMGVADYISRPFDAQIVYNRVFNTIKLYAKQRRLMKILTDQAREKERGQKIMVDILSQIVEFRNGESGPHVRHINILTQMLLEQLEQQTEQYQISPMQRDLIVLASSLHDIGKIGISEKILNKPGPLTAEEYNEMKKHTLIGAQILKNLEIYKDEPLVKVAYKICRWHHERFDGNGYPDGMEGNMIPIAAQVVSVADAYDALVSERTYGKGIPSNQAIRMMKDGECGAFNPILIRCLEIIQDEIPEKVYNRKTLSDNEGTAEERMHHIVS; encoded by the coding sequence ATGAATTTGGATTATAGAATGTCGAAAGAGCAGGCAAAGCAGCAGATTCAGCTTTTTCGTACATTATACGACGATGTAAAGATAGAGAAAGCTGAACAAGGAAAGAAAGATCCGTTTTTTCAGGAGGTACTGGAGAAAAAAGATCAGGCAACAAGGCTGGAATATGCGGGAGAAAAGATTCTGGAGCTAACGCTTCGTTATGCGGAAATTGATGGGGAAGTCTGTCTGATCAAAATGATTCGTCGTCTGGATACAGAGCAGATGAAAAATAAGGAGTCCTGGCAGAAGGAAAGTGAAGAGCGCAGTGCGTTATATGATGCGCTTTATATCGATGCACTGACCGGGGCGTACAACCGCAGATATTATGAGGATAAATTAAGAAAGAAAGAGCTGGAAGCCGGAGTCGCCATGATGGATCTGGATGACTTTAAGCTGGCCAATGACACCTTTGGACATGAAATCGGGGATTTGTTTCTGATTACGGTGGTTCGTGTGATCAAGTCGGTGATCCGTAAGACGGATGCTCTGATTCGGTTTGGTGGAGACGAGTTCCTTCTGGTAATGCCGGGGATTGCAGAGGAGATTTTTGAAAAGAAATTAAAAGAGATCCGGCGGAGATTACAGGAATCAAAGATTCCGGCGATCGAAGGATTTGAGCTGTCCGCCAGCATCGGTGCTGCTATGGCAAAGAAACAGAAGATCGAAGAGGTAGTGAAACGGGCGGATCAGATGATGTATCAGGCGAAAAGCGTGAAAAATACCATCACGACCGAGTGGAAACATGTGGAACCGTTGGAAGGATTCAAGGAAAACGCAGGCAGCAAAAAGCAACGGCAGAAAGTCCTGATCGTGGATGACTCAGAGATGAACCGGATCATTCTCCATGAAATGTTGTGTGAGGAATTCGATATGATCGAAGCGACCAACGGACGGGAAGGTCTGGATATCTTGGAGAGGGAAGGAAGACACATCTCGTTGGTGCTTCTGGATATTGTAATGCCGGTGATGGATGGATTCGGTGTCTTGAAACGAATGAAAGAGAGACGGATGATCGAAGAAATTCCGGTCATCGTGATTTCGGCAGAAGTTTCCATTCCGACGATTCGGCAGACGTATGAGATGGGTGTTGCGGATTATATCAGCAGACCGTTTGATGCACAGATTGTTTACAACCGTGTGTTCAATACCATTAAGCTGTACGCAAAACAGAGACGGTTGATGAAGATCCTGACGGATCAGGCGAGGGAAAAAGAACGTGGGCAGAAGATTATGGTGGATATCTTAAGCCAGATCGTAGAATTCAGAAATGGTGAAAGTGGTCCTCATGTCAGACATATCAATATTCTGACTCAAATGTTGTTGGAACAACTGGAACAGCAGACGGAGCAGTATCAGATTTCACCGATGCAAAGAGATCTGATTGTACTGGCATCGTCCCTGCATGATATTGGAAAAATCGGAATTTCAGAGAAGATCCTGAACAAACCGGGACCGCTTACGGCTGAAGAGTATAATGAGATGAAGAAGCATACCCTGATCGGTGCACAGATTTTGAAAAATCTGGAAATTTACAAGGATGAGCCGCTGGTAAAGGTGGCATACAAGATCTGCAGGTGGCATCATGAACGGTTTGATGGGAATGGCTATCCAGATGGAATGGAAGGTAATATGATTCCAATCGCCGCACAGGTGGTTTCTGTGGCAGATGCCTATGATGCACTGGTTTCAGAGCGGACCTACGGAAAAGGGATTCCGTCGAATCAGGCAATCCGAATGATGAAGGACGGAGAGTGCGGAGCATTTAATCCGATTCTGATTCGTTGCCTGGAGATTATTCAGGATGAGATCCCGGAAAAGGTTTATAACCGGAAGACTTTAAGCGATAATGAGGGAACAGCAGAAGAGCGGATGCATCATATTGTTTCGTAA
- a CDS encoding LysR family transcriptional regulator: MNTQQLDYFIAVAREKNFTKAAKQCFISQTAISLQIKALEKNLGVQLLERDKHHVELTPAGKIYLKEAEEIISKLSEARRLANIASSGIAGTLTVGFIRGYEQSNISTVLRNFHENNPNIAIHFLRSNMSTLYEQLENQECDIAYSLLPYYGKTPEDMNTFFLEKMPLYLTIYPGHPLENRQNCEYRDLSGEEFIIMQPEGRPQEETEEVLLCHDRGGFIPNIIRWEREIQTILMSVSIGLGVATVPQYAVQYYKDAPNLRFVPLVKSDGTPETLDFGICWKKEMDNPLISTYLDWIGVDFR, from the coding sequence ATGAACACACAACAGCTGGATTATTTTATCGCCGTTGCACGGGAGAAAAACTTTACAAAAGCCGCAAAACAATGCTTTATTTCTCAGACTGCCATCTCCTTACAGATCAAGGCACTGGAGAAAAATCTGGGAGTTCAGCTTCTGGAGCGTGATAAGCACCACGTGGAGTTAACCCCTGCCGGAAAGATTTACCTGAAAGAAGCAGAAGAAATTATCAGCAAACTGAGTGAAGCCAGACGGCTCGCTAATATTGCTTCCAGCGGGATAGCCGGAACTCTGACTGTAGGATTTATCCGTGGATACGAGCAGAGTAACATTTCTACTGTTCTTCGAAATTTCCATGAAAATAATCCTAATATTGCCATCCATTTTCTCCGCAGCAATATGAGTACCCTTTATGAGCAACTGGAAAATCAGGAATGTGATATCGCCTACAGTCTGCTTCCCTACTACGGGAAAACTCCGGAAGATATGAATACCTTCTTTCTGGAGAAAATGCCCCTGTATCTGACCATTTATCCCGGACATCCACTGGAAAATCGACAGAATTGTGAATATCGGGATCTGTCCGGGGAGGAATTTATTATCATGCAGCCGGAAGGCCGCCCTCAGGAAGAGACCGAAGAGGTGCTGCTCTGCCATGACCGTGGTGGATTTATCCCCAATATTATCCGCTGGGAACGGGAGATCCAGACCATTCTCATGTCTGTCTCCATCGGACTTGGCGTCGCCACCGTCCCTCAGTATGCCGTTCAGTATTACAAGGATGCGCCCAATCTCCGATTCGTTCCCCTCGTAAAATCTGACGGAACTCCAGAGACACTGGACTTTGGAATCTGCTGGAAAAAGGAAATGGATAATCCTCTGATCTCCACATACCTGGACTGGATTGGTGTGGATTTCCGGTGA
- a CDS encoding YkvI family membrane protein, protein MKKFFEGGYARYVLPGVLVQSMLIGGGYATGREIFSYGAKFGAMGWISGVTICVGFALFAFLAYEICRIYKVYDYKNYIKQVIGPLWPIMDVLNILIMTLLISVMAATTGSIFAQAGLPDILGSVVVVVVCGILNFKGEKIIEKFETIGTVLLYLGYILFTILVLAKRGSNIGQVFANMDTSAYDGHVTVGLCIWTGILYIAYNILIIPTSMFSLKRQTKRKETLISGIIAGLLTTIPWFLSYFAMMCYYGDESVVGADVTTPWVEMIKGVNGGTWLIVLFSIVMGWTLVETATGGIHVIIDRFDISREEKGKAKMTDAQRGLVTVVTLTAALLLSRVGVITLIEKGYSLLSYGFILFFLIPTLFVGGYKIITYKGDK, encoded by the coding sequence ATGAAGAAATTTTTTGAAGGAGGCTACGCAAGATACGTGCTTCCAGGAGTATTAGTACAGTCTATGCTGATCGGCGGAGGCTATGCAACCGGACGTGAGATTTTCTCATACGGTGCAAAATTTGGAGCAATGGGATGGATTTCAGGTGTTACAATCTGTGTCGGGTTCGCACTGTTTGCATTTCTGGCATATGAAATCTGCCGAATTTATAAAGTGTATGATTATAAAAATTACATCAAACAGGTGATCGGACCTCTGTGGCCGATAATGGATGTGCTGAATATCCTGATCATGACCCTTCTGATTTCGGTTATGGCCGCAACTACAGGAAGTATTTTTGCACAGGCAGGACTCCCGGATATTCTGGGATCTGTTGTGGTCGTTGTGGTGTGTGGTATCCTGAATTTTAAAGGAGAAAAGATTATTGAGAAGTTTGAAACCATCGGGACGGTACTTCTGTATCTGGGATATATTTTGTTTACCATTCTGGTGCTGGCAAAACGTGGAAGTAATATTGGGCAGGTTTTTGCCAATATGGATACCAGCGCATACGATGGACATGTGACGGTAGGACTTTGTATCTGGACCGGGATTCTTTACATTGCCTACAACATTCTGATCATTCCGACCAGTATGTTTTCCCTGAAACGTCAGACGAAGAGAAAAGAGACACTGATTTCCGGAATCATTGCCGGACTTCTGACCACAATCCCGTGGTTCCTGTCTTATTTTGCAATGATGTGCTACTATGGGGATGAAAGTGTGGTAGGTGCAGATGTGACAACTCCGTGGGTAGAGATGATCAAAGGTGTCAACGGCGGAACCTGGCTGATCGTACTGTTCAGTATCGTAATGGGATGGACGCTGGTAGAGACAGCAACCGGCGGAATCCATGTTATCATTGACCGTTTTGATATTTCACGGGAAGAAAAAGGAAAAGCAAAGATGACGGATGCACAGAGAGGTCTGGTGACGGTGGTTACCTTAACAGCAGCACTGCTGCTTTCCAGAGTGGGCGTGATCACGTTGATCGAAAAAGGATACAGCCTGTTGTCATACGGATTTATCCTGTTCTTCCTGATCCCGACACTGTTTGTGGGCGGATACAAGATCATTACATATAAAGGGGACAAATAA
- a CDS encoding aminotransferase class IV: MKEVGYYNGEIGALEKMKIPMLDRAVYFGDGCYDATTFANNHIFGKKDHFDRFYNSCRLLDINFTMSREELETELQKCIDANELDHGMLYWQASRGTGLRSHNYPADIKPNLMAFTVPCELYPMDKTMKLISMEDIRFLMCNVKTLNLIPSVQAYQKCIEEGCQETVFHRGDRVTECAHSNILIIKDGVLQTPPRDNLILPGITLKHLLELAQANGIPTKEEPFTMEELKNADEVIVSSSGGLCIQAVELDGAPIGGKDPKTLKILQDAYTRFYAEDTK, translated from the coding sequence ATGAAAGAGGTAGGTTATTACAATGGAGAGATCGGAGCATTGGAGAAAATGAAGATTCCGATGTTGGATCGAGCCGTATATTTTGGGGATGGCTGTTATGATGCAACAACCTTTGCAAACAACCATATTTTCGGAAAGAAAGATCATTTTGACCGGTTCTATAACAGTTGCAGACTGCTGGATATCAACTTCACGATGAGCAGAGAAGAGCTGGAAACAGAGTTGCAGAAATGTATCGATGCCAACGAACTGGATCATGGAATGCTGTACTGGCAGGCTTCCCGGGGAACCGGACTGAGAAGCCACAACTATCCGGCAGATATCAAGCCAAATCTGATGGCATTTACAGTGCCTTGCGAACTGTATCCGATGGACAAGACCATGAAGCTGATTTCCATGGAAGACATTCGATTCCTGATGTGCAACGTGAAGACGCTGAATCTGATTCCAAGCGTGCAGGCTTATCAGAAATGTATAGAAGAAGGATGTCAGGAGACTGTATTCCACAGAGGAGACAGAGTGACAGAGTGTGCACACAGCAATATTCTGATTATAAAAGACGGAGTTTTGCAGACACCTCCGCGAGACAACCTGATCCTTCCGGGAATCACACTAAAACACTTGTTGGAACTGGCGCAGGCAAATGGAATTCCAACAAAAGAGGAACCGTTTACGATGGAAGAGCTGAAGAATGCAGACGAAGTGATCGTCAGCAGTTCCGGTGGTCTGTGTATTCAGGCAGTGGAATTGGACGGAGCGCCAATCGGAGGAAAAGATCCAAAGACATTAAAGATATTACAGGATGCGTATACCAGATTTTATGCAGAAGATACGAAGTAG
- a CDS encoding nucleotidyltransferase family protein has protein sequence MENYAEMFEKLIPGLLNIFHDSINSIILYGSVARGTQTSDSDIDIAVIISGYTKNMHDVMTDFIVDLELEYNKVLSVLLIDYEKFHNLVKDYLKAMNIL, from the coding sequence ATGGAGAACTATGCAGAAATGTTTGAAAAACTGATTCCAGGCCTTTTAAATATTTTTCATGATTCTATTAATAGCATTATCCTATATGGCTCTGTTGCGCGAGGAACCCAAACCTCCGACTCAGATATCGATATTGCGGTTATCATAAGTGGATACACTAAAAATATGCACGATGTTATGACAGATTTCATTGTTGACTTAGAATTGGAATACAATAAAGTTCTTTCTGTCCTTCTGATTGATTATGAAAAATTCCATAATCTCGTTAAAGATTATTTGAAAGCGATGAACATCCTATAA
- a CDS encoding oxidoreductase has protein sequence MNPYFPMLFSPLKVKKTTFRNRIFAGPTGLKELTDNRHLVIKNIDYLRRRAQGGAAVVCLGDVLVDETADISWNPKVRAWDKENEPGFYNLASAIQAHGAHASMELVHTGMHFHEDNRINYGPSDMIDEFDQKDGYGIRRHKITAMPLEIIEKVADSYGKVALRAKHCGFESVLLHAGHGWLPAQFLSPVLNTRTDEFGGSLENRARFTMMVVDKIREYCGPNFIIEARISWKEGMYDGYQLEDSIEFCKMLEAHGVDMIQVSCGSLHFHDTTILSDPSWFDVNEGHNLAAAVEIKKVVKIPVGTVGAVTDPALVEQWLEEGKIDYIVMARALIADPDFPKKAMHGKLKDIRPCLRCLACMTGGYFNLPIHCSVNPQIGRDSDYKFMQLPTEKQKVLIAGGGPAGMEAAIIASQRGHEVILCEKDDKLGGLLNIVEKESFKERIGKYKNYLIYQLGKSAVDVRLNTEVTPELIETIQPDVVFAAVGGHPILPPIKGIEKAIQIVDYYRDEPEIGENILVLGGGFAGAECAIGLALAGKKSTIVEMSDALASGPNTPYPGTGAMQLDALQTNIDKNHVNVMLNTKCVEITDDGMICEDKDGNRIELKADKVIVATGIAANEDTVETLRDTVIDFHCIGDCYQPGLIRTAVHQGYDAALYL, from the coding sequence ATGAATCCATATTTCCCAATGTTATTTAGCCCTTTAAAAGTAAAGAAAACTACTTTTCGCAACCGTATTTTCGCCGGTCCGACCGGATTGAAAGAACTTACCGACAACCGTCATCTAGTGATCAAGAACATAGATTACTTAAGGCGAAGAGCCCAGGGTGGTGCTGCGGTTGTCTGCCTTGGAGATGTTCTGGTCGATGAAACCGCTGATATTTCCTGGAACCCGAAAGTCCGCGCATGGGATAAGGAAAACGAACCCGGCTTTTACAATTTGGCAAGTGCGATCCAGGCACACGGAGCTCACGCTTCCATGGAACTGGTCCATACCGGTATGCATTTTCATGAAGACAACCGTATCAACTACGGTCCCAGTGATATGATCGATGAGTTTGACCAGAAAGACGGTTACGGAATCCGTCGCCACAAGATCACCGCCATGCCTCTGGAGATCATCGAAAAAGTTGCTGACAGTTACGGAAAAGTCGCGCTGCGCGCCAAACACTGTGGATTTGAATCTGTCCTGCTTCATGCCGGCCACGGCTGGCTTCCGGCACAGTTCCTGTCTCCGGTTCTGAACACCCGTACCGATGAATTTGGCGGCAGTCTGGAAAACCGTGCCCGCTTTACCATGATGGTCGTGGACAAAATCCGTGAATACTGCGGCCCTAACTTCATCATCGAAGCACGAATTTCCTGGAAAGAAGGCATGTATGACGGCTATCAACTGGAAGACAGTATTGAGTTCTGTAAAATGTTAGAAGCACACGGAGTGGATATGATCCAGGTCTCCTGTGGCTCTCTTCATTTCCACGACACCACCATTCTTTCTGATCCTTCCTGGTTTGATGTGAACGAAGGGCACAACCTGGCTGCTGCCGTTGAGATTAAAAAAGTGGTGAAGATTCCTGTGGGTACTGTTGGTGCGGTCACTGACCCTGCACTCGTAGAACAGTGGCTGGAAGAAGGAAAAATCGACTACATCGTCATGGCCCGTGCTCTGATCGCCGATCCGGATTTTCCGAAAAAAGCCATGCACGGAAAACTGAAAGACATCCGCCCCTGCCTGCGTTGTCTTGCCTGCATGACCGGTGGTTACTTCAACCTTCCTATACATTGTTCCGTAAATCCGCAGATCGGACGGGACAGTGACTATAAATTCATGCAGTTGCCTACGGAAAAACAGAAAGTCCTGATCGCAGGAGGCGGCCCTGCCGGTATGGAAGCTGCCATCATCGCTTCCCAACGCGGCCATGAAGTCATTCTCTGCGAAAAAGATGACAAATTAGGCGGTCTGCTCAATATCGTAGAAAAAGAATCTTTCAAAGAACGAATTGGAAAATATAAAAACTATCTGATCTACCAACTTGGTAAGAGCGCCGTAGATGTCCGTCTGAACACAGAAGTAACTCCTGAACTGATCGAAACGATCCAGCCGGATGTAGTCTTTGCCGCAGTCGGCGGTCATCCGATCCTGCCACCGATCAAGGGCATTGAAAAAGCCATCCAGATCGTAGATTATTACAGAGATGAACCGGAAATCGGTGAAAACATCCTGGTACTCGGCGGAGGATTCGCCGGTGCAGAATGTGCCATCGGTCTGGCTCTTGCCGGAAAGAAGTCTACCATCGTTGAAATGTCCGATGCACTGGCTTCCGGACCAAATACTCCATACCCGGGAACCGGCGCCATGCAGCTGGATGCTCTTCAGACAAACATCGACAAGAATCATGTCAATGTCATGCTGAACACCAAATGCGTGGAGATTACCGACGACGGCATGATCTGCGAAGACAAAGATGGTAACCGCATCGAATTGAAAGCCGACAAAGTCATTGTCGCAACCGGTATCGCAGCAAATGAAGATACCGTAGAAACATTGCGTGATACAGTCATTGATTTCCATTGTATCGGCGATTGCTATCAGCCGGGACTGATCCGCACTGCAGTCCACCAGGGATACGATGCAGCTTTGTACCTGTAA